A region from the Tachyglossus aculeatus isolate mTacAcu1 chromosome Y4, mTacAcu1.pri, whole genome shotgun sequence genome encodes:
- the LOC119947265 gene encoding serum amyloid P-component-like: METILPLLLLLVASGTAVQGGINLSGKVFVFPRTSSDSYVTLSPQLDKALRNLTVCLRAYSDLDRSYSLFSFATHVNSNDILLFKEEGAAMFSVSIGGEAVYYTAKETYPAPRHYCFTWESASGLVQLFLDGNPLVRKGLQKGYVVTRGVRIILGQEQDSWGGGFEEKQSFVGEIGDVFMWDSVLTLDQIRAVDSGGITNPNFLDWHAMTYEEKGYVVIAPHMWY, translated from the exons ATGGAGACCATtctgcctctcctgcttctccttgtggcCTCAGGCACAGCGGTCCAGGGAG GCATAAACCTGAGCGGGAAGGTGTTCGTATTCCCGAGAACGTCGTCCGATTCCTACGTGACCCTGTCGCCTCAGCTGGACAAGGCCCTGAGGAACCTCACCGTGTGTCTCCGAGCTTACTCGGATCTTGACCGTTCCTACAGCCTCTTCTCCTTCGCCACCCACGTCAACAGCAACGACATCCTCCTCTTCAAGGAGGAGGGAGCCGCGATGTTCAGCGTGTCCATCGGCGGAGAGGCCGTCTACTACACAGCCAAGGAGACCTACCCCGCTCCCAGGCACTACTGCTTCACCTGGGAGTCCGCCTCCGGCCTCGTCCAGCTCTTCCTAGATGGGAATCCCCTGGTGAGGAAAGGTTTACAGAAGGGATACGTGGTGACCAGGGGTGTCCGCATCATCCTGGGGCAGGAACAGGACTCTTGGGGAGGGGGATTCGAAGAGAAGCAGTCCTTCGTCGGAGAGATAGGGGATGTTTTCATGTGGGATTCGGTGTTGACCCTGGACCAGATCAGGGCTGTGGACAGCGGGGGAATCACTAACCCGAATTTCCTGGACTGGCACGCAATGACCTATGAGGAGAAAGGCTACGTGGTCATTGCACCTCATATGTGGTATTGA